From one Erinaceus europaeus chromosome 4, mEriEur2.1, whole genome shotgun sequence genomic stretch:
- the TAF8 gene encoding transcription initiation factor TFIID subunit 8 isoform X1, with the protein MADTAATAGAGSSGTRSGSKQSTNPADNYHLARRRTLQVVVSSLLTEAGFESAEKASVETLTEMLQSYISEIGRSAKSYCEHTARTQPTLSDIVVTLVEMGFNVDTLPAYAKRSQRMVITAPPVTNQPVTPKALTAGQNRPHPPHIPSHFPEFPDPHTYIKTPTYREPVSDYQVLREKAASQRRDVERALTRFMAKTGKTQSLFKDDVSTFPLIAARPFTIPYLTALLPSELEMQQMEETDSSEQDEQTDTENLSLHISTDDSGAEKENASVLQQNPALSGSRNGEENIIDNPYLRPVKKPKIRRKKLRLKHVFNSLSSSSQRLCPWGAAGLRGRTSHGLTLSLLEKNSRYFLSSSSWSLGLNPHFHFIVFFLLLLPKSCLLLLNT; encoded by the exons ATGGCCGACACGGCGGCTACTGCCGGGGCCGGCAGCTCCGGAACG AGATCAGGAAGTAAACAGTCTACTAACCCTGCTGATAACTACCATCTGGCCCGGAGAAGAACTCTGCAAGTGGTTGTGAGCTCCTTGCTGACAGAGGCAGGGTTTGAGAGTGCTGAGAAAGCATCTGTGGAAACCTTGACAGAAATGCTGCAGAGCT ACATTTCTGAAATTGGAAGGAGTGCCAAGTCTTACTGTGAACACACAGCCAGGACCCAGCCCACACTGTCGGATATTGTGGTCACACTGGTTGAGATGG GTTTCAATGTGGACACACTCCCTGCTTATGCAAAACGGTCTCAGAGAATGGTCATCACTGCCC CTCCAGTGACTAATCAGCCAGTGACCCCAAAGGCCCTCACTGCTGGGCAGAACCGACCGCACCCACCGCACATTCCCAGCCATTTTCCTGAGTTTCCAGACCCCCACACCTACATCAAAACTCCG ACATACCGAGAACCGGTGTCAGACTACCAAGTCCTGCGGGAGAAGGCTGCCTCCCAGAGACGAGATGTAGAGCGGGCACTCACCCGTTTCATGGCCAAGACTGGCAAGACCCAGAGTCTTTTCAAAGATGATGTCAGCACATTTCCAT TGATTGCTGCCAGACCTTTCACCATCCCCTACCTGACAGCTCTTCTTCCATCTGAGCTGGAGATGCAACAAATGGAAGAGACAGACTCCTCGGAGCAGGATGAGCAGACAGACACGGAGAACCTCTCTCTTCATATTAGCACG GATGACTCTGGTGCTGAGAAGGAGAATGCCTCTGTCCTGCAGCAGAACCCTGCCTTGTCGGGAAGCCGAAATGGGGAGGAGAATATTATTGATAACCCATACCTTCGACCCGTGAAGAAACCCAAGATCCGCAGGAAGAA GCTCAGACTGAAGCACGTGTTTAATTCTCTGAGCAGCAGCTCACAGCGCTTATGCCCGTGGGGGGCTGCTGGGCTGAGGGGAAGGACCAGCCATGGACTGACTCTCTCCCTCCTGGAGAAGAACTCAAGGTATTTCTTGTCCTCGTCCTCGTGGAGCCTGGGGCTTAACcctcatttccattttattgtgttttttcttcttcttttaccaaAGAGTTGTTTACTTCTTCTGAACACATAA
- the TAF8 gene encoding transcription initiation factor TFIID subunit 8 isoform X4, whose product MADTAATAGAGSSGTRSGSKQSTNPADNYHLARRRTLQVVVSSLLTEAGFESAEKASVETLTEMLQSYISEIGRSAKSYCEHTARTQPTLSDIVVTLVEMGFNVDTLPAYAKRSQRMVITAPPVTNQPVTPKALTAGQNRPHPPHIPSHFPEFPDPHTYIKTPTYREPVSDYQVLREKAASQRRDVERALTRFMAKTGKTQSLFKDDVSTFPLIAARPFTIPYLTALLPSELEMQQMEETDSSEQDEQTDTENLSLHISTAQTEARV is encoded by the exons ATGGCCGACACGGCGGCTACTGCCGGGGCCGGCAGCTCCGGAACG AGATCAGGAAGTAAACAGTCTACTAACCCTGCTGATAACTACCATCTGGCCCGGAGAAGAACTCTGCAAGTGGTTGTGAGCTCCTTGCTGACAGAGGCAGGGTTTGAGAGTGCTGAGAAAGCATCTGTGGAAACCTTGACAGAAATGCTGCAGAGCT ACATTTCTGAAATTGGAAGGAGTGCCAAGTCTTACTGTGAACACACAGCCAGGACCCAGCCCACACTGTCGGATATTGTGGTCACACTGGTTGAGATGG GTTTCAATGTGGACACACTCCCTGCTTATGCAAAACGGTCTCAGAGAATGGTCATCACTGCCC CTCCAGTGACTAATCAGCCAGTGACCCCAAAGGCCCTCACTGCTGGGCAGAACCGACCGCACCCACCGCACATTCCCAGCCATTTTCCTGAGTTTCCAGACCCCCACACCTACATCAAAACTCCG ACATACCGAGAACCGGTGTCAGACTACCAAGTCCTGCGGGAGAAGGCTGCCTCCCAGAGACGAGATGTAGAGCGGGCACTCACCCGTTTCATGGCCAAGACTGGCAAGACCCAGAGTCTTTTCAAAGATGATGTCAGCACATTTCCAT TGATTGCTGCCAGACCTTTCACCATCCCCTACCTGACAGCTCTTCTTCCATCTGAGCTGGAGATGCAACAAATGGAAGAGACAGACTCCTCGGAGCAGGATGAGCAGACAGACACGGAGAACCTCTCTCTTCATATTAGCACG GCTCAGACTGAAGCACGTGTTTAA
- the TAF8 gene encoding transcription initiation factor TFIID subunit 8 isoform X3, which produces MADTAATAGAGSSGTRSGSKQSTNPADNYHLARRRTLQVVVSSLLTEAGFESAEKASVETLTEMLQSYISEIGRSAKSYCEHTARTQPTLSDIVVTLVEMGFNVDTLPAYAKRSQRMVITAPPVTNQPVTPKALTAGQNRPHPPHIPSHFPEFPDPHTYIKTPTYREPVSDYQVLREKAASQRRDVERALTRFMAKTGKTQSLFKDDVSTFPLIAARPFTIPYLTALLPSELEMQQMEETDSSEQDEQTDTENLSLHISTDDSGAEKENASVLQQNPALSGSRNGEENIIDNPYLRPVKKPKIRRKKSLS; this is translated from the exons ATGGCCGACACGGCGGCTACTGCCGGGGCCGGCAGCTCCGGAACG AGATCAGGAAGTAAACAGTCTACTAACCCTGCTGATAACTACCATCTGGCCCGGAGAAGAACTCTGCAAGTGGTTGTGAGCTCCTTGCTGACAGAGGCAGGGTTTGAGAGTGCTGAGAAAGCATCTGTGGAAACCTTGACAGAAATGCTGCAGAGCT ACATTTCTGAAATTGGAAGGAGTGCCAAGTCTTACTGTGAACACACAGCCAGGACCCAGCCCACACTGTCGGATATTGTGGTCACACTGGTTGAGATGG GTTTCAATGTGGACACACTCCCTGCTTATGCAAAACGGTCTCAGAGAATGGTCATCACTGCCC CTCCAGTGACTAATCAGCCAGTGACCCCAAAGGCCCTCACTGCTGGGCAGAACCGACCGCACCCACCGCACATTCCCAGCCATTTTCCTGAGTTTCCAGACCCCCACACCTACATCAAAACTCCG ACATACCGAGAACCGGTGTCAGACTACCAAGTCCTGCGGGAGAAGGCTGCCTCCCAGAGACGAGATGTAGAGCGGGCACTCACCCGTTTCATGGCCAAGACTGGCAAGACCCAGAGTCTTTTCAAAGATGATGTCAGCACATTTCCAT TGATTGCTGCCAGACCTTTCACCATCCCCTACCTGACAGCTCTTCTTCCATCTGAGCTGGAGATGCAACAAATGGAAGAGACAGACTCCTCGGAGCAGGATGAGCAGACAGACACGGAGAACCTCTCTCTTCATATTAGCACG GATGACTCTGGTGCTGAGAAGGAGAATGCCTCTGTCCTGCAGCAGAACCCTGCCTTGTCGGGAAGCCGAAATGGGGAGGAGAATATTATTGATAACCCATACCTTCGACCCGTGAAGAAACCCAAGATCCGCAGGAAGAA GTCTCTCTCGTGA
- the TAF8 gene encoding transcription initiation factor TFIID subunit 8 isoform X2 gives MADTAATAGAGSSGTRSGSKQSTNPADNYHLARRRTLQVVVSSLLTEAGFESAEKASVETLTEMLQSYISEIGRSAKSYCEHTARTQPTLSDIVVTLVEMGFNVDTLPAYAKRSQRMVITAPPVTNQPVTPKALTAGQNRPHPPHIPSHFPEFPDPHTYIKTPTYREPVSDYQVLREKAASQRRDVERALTRFMAKTGKTQSLFKDDVSTFPLIAARPFTIPYLTALLPSELEMQQMEETDSSEQDEQTDTENLSLHISTDDSGAEKENASVLQQNPALSGSRNGEENIIDNPYLRPVKKPKIRRKKRTCLCCTPQTKIK, from the exons ATGGCCGACACGGCGGCTACTGCCGGGGCCGGCAGCTCCGGAACG AGATCAGGAAGTAAACAGTCTACTAACCCTGCTGATAACTACCATCTGGCCCGGAGAAGAACTCTGCAAGTGGTTGTGAGCTCCTTGCTGACAGAGGCAGGGTTTGAGAGTGCTGAGAAAGCATCTGTGGAAACCTTGACAGAAATGCTGCAGAGCT ACATTTCTGAAATTGGAAGGAGTGCCAAGTCTTACTGTGAACACACAGCCAGGACCCAGCCCACACTGTCGGATATTGTGGTCACACTGGTTGAGATGG GTTTCAATGTGGACACACTCCCTGCTTATGCAAAACGGTCTCAGAGAATGGTCATCACTGCCC CTCCAGTGACTAATCAGCCAGTGACCCCAAAGGCCCTCACTGCTGGGCAGAACCGACCGCACCCACCGCACATTCCCAGCCATTTTCCTGAGTTTCCAGACCCCCACACCTACATCAAAACTCCG ACATACCGAGAACCGGTGTCAGACTACCAAGTCCTGCGGGAGAAGGCTGCCTCCCAGAGACGAGATGTAGAGCGGGCACTCACCCGTTTCATGGCCAAGACTGGCAAGACCCAGAGTCTTTTCAAAGATGATGTCAGCACATTTCCAT TGATTGCTGCCAGACCTTTCACCATCCCCTACCTGACAGCTCTTCTTCCATCTGAGCTGGAGATGCAACAAATGGAAGAGACAGACTCCTCGGAGCAGGATGAGCAGACAGACACGGAGAACCTCTCTCTTCATATTAGCACG GATGACTCTGGTGCTGAGAAGGAGAATGCCTCTGTCCTGCAGCAGAACCCTGCCTTGTCGGGAAGCCGAAATGGGGAGGAGAATATTATTGATAACCCATACCTTCGACCCGTGAAGAAACCCAAGATCCGCAGGAAGAA AAGAACTTGTCTTTGCTGTACCCCACAaaccaaaataaagtaa